The DNA segment attactgttgttttgggtttatacagctattcgatttggttgtatattattggataaattacagattcctttacttgggattgtataatgtttatggtttccgcagttttattctgatatctgattTATTAAGtcaattgcatgcctaagttctgtttagtaggtgattccatgcagggtcactacaaagccCAAGAAGAAAGTTGGTGGTTTTcactatataagcagatggaaacAGCTGTAACAGAATAACTGTAGCGCCAaagatttcataatttaaaattccatgcctaaaattctctttttaataattatgattttaattgcttggaattaattgcttaaattttctttaaaatttaagtgctcaaatattttaagttcttTATTACTGGAAGTTTTGAGACAGTGGCTTCCGGTTCCGGCGTATGACAACGGAGGATTTTGGCAGTAAATTCAAAGGTTTTGCTATTTTAAAAGTTAGGAGAGAGATAGGAGGAAATTAGATGAGAGTTCAAAAGTTAGGAATTTCCGGGTATcagaaaatcatttttcttaGTATTGCAATTttgggcttattctttaactttttcaaaagttataattttcataaacccggattagtaaaagccaatttaatatttttaatttgagaTTTCAAACttaggattttttttattagtgtaagttagtagGTAAAAGTTGTACTATAGAGTTGTACTAtaaagttgtacttttaaaagcacacacacacacctacttttaaatacttacacctatacatacacacacttaTACACATATTAAAgttagaatttaaatcacaagTGATACCCTAGCCACCCAAACCCTTTCTCATCTCACTAGCCGATCCCTCACTCTTTTTTCTTCCAACccaatcggccgacccctctcCTCCTAGTCCAGCCACCGCCGTGCCTCCTGTCGCTGTTGCCTTCGCTGGAGGACCACCTTGGAGGTTAAAAGAATCTGCTGGTCATCCCTCCCCTCTCTTCCATCttcatttctttttctttaagTTTGGCAAGAAGGCAAGTATAAGTGGTTTCTTTGGGCATCCAAGCAAGTTACCTATGCATTTTTCCATGTTTTCTTGGCATAATTCGAAACTTTCATGATTTTTAGGCTTAGGGTTCGTGTGTTGAAATTTTCAGATTGTGTGAGGtgaaaaattttcgaaaactccTTTGTGCAATGATGTTTATGGGTTGTATGATGTGTTGTAGTGTAGAAAATGAGGTCAATTATTGCATCTTATGGCCATTGAAAATTTCAGAGGGTTATTTTGCCAAAAATTCGAAATTTTCATGATGTTTGGGATGTTTATGAAGTATGTAAGTGTAATTTATTGTTTGGAAATTGTCCTTGATTGATTAATCATGAATTGGAGGCTTTTGACGCATAATCTTGTTATTTTTGAATTGTGGAGTTGAAGTGTGGTAAGGGGCTGACAAGGTGCTTGTGCtaagtcctaagagatggtTTTGAGTGTGCTTGGTGGTTTGGAAGTAGGTGGGGGCAAGGGAGTAGGGCTTGGTGGTGTTTCCTCCAAGTAGAAGTGTGAAAAGATGAGGTTGGCATTGGGCAAGGCAGTGAGTTTGGGGGAGGGGAGGCGTCATATGAGGCTTGGGCGTGGTTATGGCTGGTCCTAGGTCAATTTCATGATTTTTTGGTtgcgtcggtataaaatgggctcttTTCGGGTAAGATTTCAAcaagttatggatttttgaagttaaGGTGTCGGTGTAGAATTTTGAGGGCAAAAGTGGGCTTTCCGGATTGGGTTTGTGTTCAGGTTGCATAGGCTGTCAAATGAGGTTGAAATCATGTCATATGGTTATTTGATGTGTTtggagagtgtcggttcaagcggtgTCGAATTTGGCTAATGGATGATAGAGTTAAGAGGTTTTCGGTGCGATTGCTCTAGTTGTTGCCTCGAACGTGAGAATTTGAGTTAAGGATGAGTTAGCACCTAGGGGCATCCACTTACTCACCTAATACCCACATTTATGTGTTTTGTATTCATTCATATAAATGCATACATGTGTCTTTAAGCCTTGGCCTTGGGTCAAGCAAAAATGTTACAAAGAAAGTCTCTtccatgcatgctaagtatttaaATGTCGAGTCACAggaggaaaagaaaagaaaaatatttttgtacgaagtgatttgattgtgatgggACAGGGTATTGATGGGTGGGGGATGCCCCACTCACTTGCCATAGACGGGTAGATCGAGATCGGGAGACAtcccgggatccctaccaaaatagacgggtagtgtgagatcgggagaaatctcgggatccctaccaaatgacTGTTAAAGGGGTATGTCGCGTCGGGATGAATTTTGGcatcttgccggcatagtgcactgcatccattgatcgatcaaaacagaggGTCCCAATTCAAATATCTAAGTTTATAGTTTTACTTTCAGTATCAGTTTGACTCGTCTTATTGCATTCAGTTTCTGTCATTCATGAGTTTCAATAAAGTTAAGAAGGTTCCAGAGTTTCGTAGCGTGAGTTGGCGTGTGTTCATCATTATATGTTGTCTCATCTTTGTTTTAGCATGCGCATTTGTACagctttcatttcaagtatattatgtatagtattttgagtattactgcagttattttaaacccttgttgtTACACTGCTTATACTTGCtgggtcattagactcactatacttgttTGTTCGCAGGTGAGGAGCACTTTGTTGGGACCAAGGGGCAGGCTCCTCGAGGTTGAGGCTGCCAATGATGCGAGGCCCTAAGACCGTCGCTGCTATGTTTCCGCTCTAGTttatgattgtaataaagagtttAAACTTATGTACTTTTGGtaatagccaggatgtgttttccctgtgcTTAAATTTCTAAGTCTTGAAACTGTTATCGCTATTTTTCGCAACCGCGTGGGGTTGCTTTTACTTTTGAAGTTATGATTATCGCAGTGGTTATCTTTTTGCCGCATTTATTGCATTTGTTTAGATTTGTTGTCCGAGACAGGGAGGTTTTGCttactttcaaacaagtcatggcaaaattttttttaaaaatccgtaatttcttttattatttatttaagtatagaggttagggtcttttcagttggtatcagagcacggtcttggtttgggctgagcctactgccggttgccgaaactcaaggaatctcgcctcaaagtctgtaagatttatgtTGTGCTTATTGCTATTTGTTCAGATTTTTTAGCATTAGtttcttaaattatttgagcatgttttaagtttaaaataaaatctttttcttaatgcatgaaatttgaatttttgaaatttgaactTGCGCTCAAATGGCACCTCGACGTTATCCCCATGCACCTCCACCGCCTCCTCCGCCGTCGCCACCTCCTCCGCCCCCTCCACCAGTTGATGTTGGGGCTCAGGTGCTAGCTGTCCTGGCCAGTATCTTAGAGCATCATGCCGAGGCCCCGAGGGCTAGACCAAGCGCGGTCTATGAGCAGTTTAGGAAGATGGATCCTAAGGACTTCTCTAGTACTACGGATCCGATGGTAGCGGAGGGCTGGATTCGCTCGCTAGAGGCGATTTTCAACTACATGGATTTGGGAGATACGGACCGAGTTCGCTGTATGACCTTCCTTCTCAAGGATGACGCCGCCTTACGGTTTAAGGGTGTGGAAAAGACTGTTTAAATTACCATGCTTACTTGGAAAGCATTCAATACTCTCTTCAATGAGAAGTACTATACAGCTGAGGTGAGGGCGCAGTTGAAGaaagagttcatgagtctccggcagggagaTCTGTCTGTATGCGAGTTTGTTCAAAAATTTGAGAGGGGCTGCCACTTCGTGCCGTTGATAGGGAATGATGAGGCGGAGAAGTTGCAGCACTTTGTTGCGTGTCTGAGGCCTAGTATTCGTAGGTATGGGATGATGGCTGAGCCAGTGGATTATACAGCTGCCGTCAGGAAGGCTATGAGGTCCGAGCAGTCCTTGAAGGACATCAGTGCTGAGGTTCATGGCATGAAGGCCTTCACTCATCAGGGTCACCAGCAGCAGCATGGCAAGAAGCCATATCAGGGACAGCAGAGGCCCCAGGGGCAACATCAGGCCCAGAGACCTACTCCTCCCAGGACTGAGGATAAGCCTATTTGCCAGACATGCCACCGTCCACACATTGGGAAGTGATTGAAGGAGACAGGAGTTTTCTTCAaatgcaagaagccgggtcatgtAGCTAAAGACTGCCCGGAGTTGAGGAGGCCCGTACAGGGTGGGTcgagtgtttgtgatgcaggccaaGGAGGCCGACACAGACACCACACTCATCACAGGTAACATCTTAAGTTTTCATGGGTTAGAGCAGTTGGTCGATTTACTGATGCATGTGGTTTTAAATTTTCTTGTTTGGGGTCAATAATTTTGTAGCATGTTGCATGTTTGGAGAATTTGACTGTATTAGCATGCGTAATATCTTGTTTGGGAATTTGATGACTTAGAATGAGCCTAATTAgaacttgtgttatttaacttcAATCTTTTTTGCGGATGTATACACCGTTAATGCAGGTAGGATTGTAGTAGCTGGTGTAGCCACTAGAGCCTTGTTAGACTCGGGAGCTACACATTCTTTTATTTCGGAGGCATTTACCCGTAAGCAGAGTATTGAGTATGAAGAGTTGTTGGGTGATTTCAGAGTGACCATCCCATCAGGGGAAGAGCTGTCCACGAGGAATATATTGAGGAGTCTTGAGTTCTTGCTGCAAGGTCAATCAGTGAGTTCCGATCTGATAGTGTTGCCCATGCCTAAGTTTGACGTGATACTTGGGATGAActggatgacgaagaatgctGTGGTGATTGATTTCCAACAGCGATCAGTGATGGTCATACCGGAGGGAGAGGAACCATTCTTGTTCGAGGCTACTAGAAGTTTGAAGAGGACTCAGCTTATATCTCTCATGCAAGCTAAGAAGTTGGTGCAGGATGGATGTGAGGCATTCTTAGCCAATGTATCTTTGACAGAGTTGCCAGCTCGTCCGGATATTTTAGAGGTGGACGTGTTCAGggattttgaggatgtgtttcTGGATGAGGTTGCAGGTATTCCACCATATAGAGAAGTCGAGTTCTCTATCGACGTGATACCGGGTACTGTGccaatctctaaggcaccgtacagactagCTCCAACATAAATGAAGGAACTAAAAGtgcagattcaagagtttctTGATAAAGGGTTCATACGCCCTAGCTTCTCTCCATGGGGCGCACCGGTCCTCTTTGTGAAAAGGAAGGATAGAATTCTGagattgtgcatagactatCGAGGGTTGAATGGTgtaacagtgaagaacaagtacccacttCCTAGAATCaaggatctctttgatcagttacaaggaGCTTCTGTGTTTTtaaagattgatcttcgttcgggatatcaccagttgaaggtgaaaGAGTCTGATGTTTTCAAGACAGCgtttaggactcgttatggccactacAAGTTCCTTGTGATGTCGTT comes from the Henckelia pumila isolate YLH828 chromosome 1, ASM3356847v2, whole genome shotgun sequence genome and includes:
- the LOC140859888 gene encoding uncharacterized protein; this encodes MQAKEADTDTTLITGRIVVAGVATRALLDSGATHSFISEAFTRKQSIEYEELLGDFRVTIPSGEELSTRNILRSLEFLLQGQSVSSDLIVLPMPKFDVILGMNWMTKNAVVIDFQQRSVMVIPEGEEPFLFEATRSLKRTQLISLMQAKKLVQDGCEAFLANVSLTELPARPDILEVDVFRDFEDVFLDEVAGIPPYREVEFSIDVIPGTVPISKAPYRLAPT